The following coding sequences lie in one Silene latifolia isolate original U9 population chromosome 5, ASM4854445v1, whole genome shotgun sequence genomic window:
- the LOC141656826 gene encoding uncharacterized protein LOC141656826 — protein sequence MAVHGDSSGKSKDAMNDLTILNAENMMSNMKIINYSRTFMSIIAGVMAGILGFNGVIGFVFYIVVMAVTSLGLTAKANFSVHSYFDAWNRVLLDGFFGGLMSFVLFWTFAYDMVHIF from the exons ATGGCTGTACACGGTGATTCTTCTGGGAAATCTAAAGATGCAATGAATGATCTCACAATCCTCAATGCTGAGAATATGATGAGTAACATGAAAATCATAAATTACAG TCGAACATTTATGTCAATCATTGCTGGAGTCATGGCAGGAATTCTAGGGTTTAATGGAGTTATTGGGTTCGTTTTTTATATAGTAGTGATGGCTGTTACATCACTGGGACTCACAGCTAAGGCCAACTTTTCAGTTCATTCATACTTCGACGCCTGGAACAGAGTCTTACTTGATGGCTTTTTCGGTGGACTTATG TCATTTGTGCTGTTCTGGAC ATTTGCATATGATATGGTGCATATCTTCTAA